A window from Corynebacterium urogenitale encodes these proteins:
- a CDS encoding acyltransferase family protein: MTDSSADSSEAVCSRTQGVSRPASTREPAAAPPPFLPALEGLRAIACCGIIVTHVAFQTGADTGSLFNRMMARTDFFVPVFFALSGFLLWRRHRADFSFSLFDATNRLTILGYYVKRAGRIMPAYLVTVLLVLLLFPVAGDPSALEVIANIFLFQIYVDGGLLGGLTHLWSLAVEMAFYLVLPIIAALFGRRSWRARMLWIAGVALISYGWAFIPAFAEAPGPGELNPHIMPPAFAAWFAVGFLSAELEGKVGPRLVAWIARFRPVFWLIALLMLAVAASDGPEGLNHAEPAEFARRTVYGTLFAAALIMPYALSPRSKWLESPWMQALGRWSYSIFLWHMSLLSLVFPLLGIGLFSGHTALVLLATFVLTVPVAALSYSLVEEPARRFINSWWRETKAEVIAHSSATAKAPLAHQESPA, from the coding sequence ATGACTGATTCCTCCGCTGACTCCTCTGAGGCCGTTTGCTCCCGTACTCAGGGCGTTTCTCGTCCCGCGAGTACCCGGGAGCCAGCTGCTGCACCGCCGCCCTTTTTGCCTGCCCTGGAGGGCCTGCGTGCGATTGCATGCTGCGGCATCATCGTCACTCACGTGGCTTTTCAAACGGGTGCCGATACGGGATCTCTGTTCAACCGCATGATGGCGCGCACGGACTTTTTCGTGCCCGTCTTCTTCGCGTTGTCCGGTTTCCTGCTGTGGCGCCGGCACCGCGCGGACTTCTCTTTTTCCCTTTTCGACGCCACCAATCGCCTCACCATCCTCGGCTACTACGTCAAGCGTGCGGGGCGCATCATGCCGGCTTACCTGGTGACGGTGTTGCTGGTATTGCTGCTCTTCCCCGTCGCCGGTGATCCCAGTGCGCTGGAGGTCATTGCGAATATCTTCCTCTTCCAGATCTACGTGGACGGCGGCCTGTTGGGTGGCTTGACCCACCTGTGGTCTCTGGCTGTGGAGATGGCTTTCTACCTGGTGCTGCCGATCATCGCAGCGCTGTTCGGGCGGAGGAGTTGGCGCGCGAGGATGCTCTGGATCGCAGGCGTGGCGCTCATCAGCTATGGGTGGGCTTTCATTCCCGCGTTCGCGGAAGCGCCGGGGCCGGGTGAGCTCAACCCGCACATTATGCCGCCAGCTTTCGCGGCCTGGTTTGCCGTGGGTTTCCTTTCCGCGGAACTGGAGGGAAAGGTGGGGCCACGCCTTGTGGCGTGGATTGCCCGTTTCCGCCCGGTGTTCTGGTTAATCGCGCTGTTGATGCTGGCAGTGGCGGCGTCGGATGGGCCGGAGGGGTTGAACCACGCGGAGCCGGCCGAGTTCGCGCGCCGCACGGTCTACGGCACGCTGTTCGCGGCGGCGCTGATCATGCCATATGCGCTGTCTCCTCGGTCGAAGTGGCTGGAGAGCCCGTGGATGCAGGCACTCGGACGCTGGTCCTACTCCATCTTTTTGTGGCACATGTCTCTGCTCTCCCTGGTTTTCCCTTTGCTGGGTATCGGGCTATTCAGCGGGCATACGGCACTGGTGCTCCTCGCGACCTTTGTGCTGACCGTGCCGGTGGCAGCTTTAAGTTACTCCCTCGTTGAGGAACCTGCCCGCCGCTTCATCAACTCCTGGTGGCGGGAGACGAAGGCGGAGGTGATCGCACACAGCAGCGCTACCGCAAAGGCACCATTGGCCCACCAGGAATCACCGGCGTAG
- a CDS encoding DUF2613 domain-containing protein — translation MPYESESESRRSVGPAIAAAVAGVILGGVVAFTAGAMADDSELPSAEEIAVNRDNAFLGSVQYGDRDTRGE, via the coding sequence ATGCCATACGAGTCTGAGTCTGAGTCCCGCCGCTCTGTCGGCCCAGCGATCGCTGCTGCTGTAGCCGGCGTGATTCTGGGCGGAGTCGTGGCATTCACCGCTGGTGCCATGGCCGACGATTCCGAGCTGCCTTCCGCCGAGGAAATCGCAGTGAACCGAGACAATGCTTTCCTCGGATCTGTTCAGTACGGCGACCGCGACACCCGCGGCGAGTAA
- a CDS encoding universal stress protein, which produces MTESTSTHGIAPDTTPGGEDTVLIAYDGSAQSRAAIEYAARFLSTKKAYILTVWEPIHRQAARASGMSGMMQHDWNTEANSATHDDPAYAEAVSICTDGVDFARQNGFETEPFLVESATAIWSAIVDAAEELQVDLIVTGTRALSGWKSILQASVSDSIIKHAGRPVLIVPPLGEGD; this is translated from the coding sequence ATGACCGAGTCAACGAGCACCCACGGCATCGCGCCGGACACCACACCAGGCGGAGAGGACACGGTGCTCATCGCCTACGATGGCTCCGCACAATCCCGAGCCGCCATCGAATACGCCGCGCGCTTCCTGTCCACCAAGAAAGCCTATATCCTCACGGTCTGGGAGCCCATCCACCGCCAGGCCGCGCGCGCCTCTGGCATGAGTGGCATGATGCAGCACGACTGGAACACTGAGGCCAACAGTGCCACCCACGACGACCCGGCATATGCCGAGGCAGTGAGCATCTGCACCGACGGAGTCGATTTTGCTCGCCAAAATGGGTTTGAGACCGAACCTTTCCTGGTAGAGTCTGCAACAGCGATCTGGAGCGCCATCGTCGACGCAGCCGAAGAACTGCAGGTCGACCTGATTGTGACCGGTACGCGCGCACTTTCTGGCTGGAAATCCATCCTGCAGGCCAGTGTGTCCGATAGCATCATTAAGCATGCAGGTCGCCCGGTATTGATCGTCCCTCCTCTTGGCGAAGGCGACTAA
- a CDS encoding glycoside hydrolase family 3 N-terminal domain-containing protein, whose translation MRRFLVALSAVALAGCAACSSSDPTPSDPNSADSSPSAVATSSEGAGQRPYSDNPTLEECHGLAHGGDSAGDSAEPVPAAEDGGGTTTLPEDAAQHGPAAAGQESPGAAEPATGSVTPSADSDAASDAGGSSIAEECLRAIPAQELAGALLATGITTYEQAEEAVDLGVRHLFIGTGTDFSILNGQGDPARSLAALQERAGGTLEISVDEEGGVVQRLSDLIGPLPSAEEMANTMTPQQVKDMMREHGKKLRDLGLTMDFAPVADLAGAETVEENAIGSRAFSDDPQKVAEYARAYAEGLLEAGIEPVFKHFPGHGHTTGDSHLGTVTAPERAELEANDMVPFAQVAGMPGASMMVGHMQTPGLDGAMSENGDRATGEGAAAEGGTGGTPVLGANTPASLNPGVYDLLRRGGYSVGAGGVGREGGGAAGAPAFAGTIFTDDLTGMKAVTDLHPGPDAAVAALEAGADQALTAAGAIAVPDLVAAVRQAIESGRISKEHVYAAVTRAHL comes from the coding sequence ATGCGCCGTTTTCTCGTTGCTCTTTCCGCAGTCGCGTTGGCTGGTTGTGCCGCGTGCTCTTCGTCTGATCCGACGCCATCGGACCCCAATTCCGCAGATTCCTCCCCATCTGCTGTGGCTACCTCATCGGAGGGGGCTGGTCAGCGGCCGTATTCTGACAACCCGACGCTCGAGGAATGCCATGGTCTCGCCCATGGAGGCGACTCCGCTGGGGACTCTGCCGAGCCAGTGCCAGCTGCTGAGGATGGTGGGGGTACTACGACGCTGCCGGAGGATGCAGCCCAGCATGGGCCGGCTGCCGCTGGACAAGAATCGCCGGGGGCAGCTGAGCCCGCGACCGGATCAGTGACCCCCAGCGCCGATTCTGATGCAGCTTCTGATGCGGGAGGGTCTAGCATTGCCGAGGAATGCCTCCGCGCTATCCCGGCCCAGGAGCTCGCAGGCGCGCTCCTGGCCACTGGCATTACCACCTACGAGCAAGCTGAGGAAGCCGTGGATCTCGGCGTGCGGCACCTATTCATCGGTACGGGCACGGACTTCTCGATCCTCAATGGTCAGGGGGACCCAGCTCGCTCGCTAGCTGCCCTCCAGGAACGAGCTGGAGGAACTTTGGAAATCTCGGTAGATGAAGAAGGTGGCGTCGTTCAAAGATTGAGCGACCTGATCGGGCCGTTGCCGTCGGCGGAGGAGATGGCCAACACCATGACCCCGCAGCAGGTGAAGGACATGATGCGCGAGCACGGCAAGAAGCTACGTGATCTTGGCCTGACCATGGACTTTGCACCCGTTGCGGACCTGGCGGGTGCGGAGACTGTCGAGGAAAACGCGATCGGCTCCCGCGCCTTCAGTGATGATCCGCAGAAGGTTGCCGAGTACGCGCGCGCATACGCGGAGGGATTGCTCGAGGCAGGAATTGAGCCAGTATTCAAGCACTTCCCCGGCCATGGCCACACCACCGGTGATTCCCACTTGGGTACCGTCACTGCGCCAGAGCGTGCAGAGCTGGAAGCAAACGACATGGTGCCTTTCGCCCAAGTGGCGGGCATGCCGGGCGCATCCATGATGGTTGGGCACATGCAGACCCCTGGCCTCGACGGGGCGATGTCCGAGAATGGCGATCGGGCCACTGGTGAGGGCGCTGCGGCTGAAGGCGGTACAGGAGGTACTCCGGTGTTGGGAGCCAACACCCCTGCCTCGCTCAACCCGGGAGTATATGACCTGCTGAGGAGGGGCGGCTACAGTGTGGGAGCTGGTGGCGTCGGGCGAGAAGGAGGGGGAGCCGCGGGTGCGCCGGCGTTCGCGGGGACGATCTTCACGGATGACCTCACGGGAATGAAGGCGGTGACCGACTTGCATCCTGGCCCGGATGCGGCTGTGGCGGCGCTTGAGGCTGGCGCTGACCAGGCGTTGACCGCCGCGGGTGCGATTGCCGTACCGGATCTGGTGGCGGCGGTGCGCCAGGCGATCGAGTCGGGGCGGATCAGCAAGGAGCATGTGTATGCAGCGGTGACTCGTGCGCATTTGTAG
- a CDS encoding VanW family protein — protein MSEGRVPRGVTVGGVDIGGMTEEQAEQRLRIDLGEKMRKPVNVKAGNMSTELDPPQSGLQVDWEATVKQAGQQPLNPITRIRSFFDKREVGIISAVADQPFNRTMERLSRDLTRQPENAELSLNDRGKPDVKDDVPGQTIDPNALREVVLENWLNKDRTVNAEADVTEAEITSESADKLVREVVNPATSKPILFKGRDDVVAEIKAADMAKILTFVPNAEKKEDATELRAEWNNEAAQEILQAQLAGTEKEFRNASFTTEGGSLSVVPHQDGISIKWDETLGKIEDKALNTRTREWDVVYEDKKAEYTTEEAQNASFDDTVGEFTTGGFSGPSGVNIRRTAEMVNGAYVLPGETFSLNGYTGPRGTAQGFVESGIIIDGRASEAVGGGISQFATTLYNAAYFAGMEDVAHTPHSYYISRYPAGREATVYEGAIDLQFKNTFDTPVRIEAFVSGDSVTVRLKGVKTVEVESITGSRTNPTQPQKMKVDKDDHCTPSSGAPGFTISDTRVIKNLNGRELSRETQTTVYDPQPIVSCV, from the coding sequence ATGTCCGAGGGGCGCGTTCCCCGGGGCGTGACCGTCGGTGGAGTGGACATCGGTGGAATGACCGAAGAGCAGGCTGAGCAGCGCCTACGCATTGATCTTGGCGAGAAGATGCGTAAGCCCGTGAACGTGAAGGCGGGCAATATGTCCACCGAGCTGGATCCACCTCAGTCGGGCCTCCAAGTGGATTGGGAAGCAACGGTCAAGCAGGCAGGGCAGCAGCCGCTGAACCCTATTACTCGCATCCGTAGTTTCTTCGATAAGCGCGAAGTGGGCATCATTTCCGCCGTGGCAGATCAGCCGTTCAATCGCACGATGGAGCGCCTGTCGCGGGATCTCACCCGCCAGCCGGAGAACGCCGAATTATCCCTTAATGATCGGGGTAAGCCGGATGTGAAGGACGATGTTCCTGGCCAGACCATTGATCCGAACGCACTGCGTGAAGTGGTGTTGGAGAACTGGTTGAACAAGGACCGCACCGTCAATGCAGAAGCCGATGTGACCGAGGCAGAGATTACTTCGGAGTCCGCTGACAAGCTCGTCCGCGAGGTAGTCAACCCTGCGACCTCCAAGCCGATTCTGTTTAAGGGACGGGATGACGTCGTCGCTGAAATCAAGGCGGCGGACATGGCGAAGATCCTGACCTTCGTCCCGAACGCGGAGAAGAAGGAGGACGCCACCGAACTACGTGCAGAGTGGAACAATGAGGCGGCGCAGGAAATCCTGCAGGCGCAGCTCGCAGGGACGGAAAAGGAATTCCGCAATGCGAGCTTCACCACTGAGGGCGGTTCTTTGAGTGTTGTTCCTCACCAGGACGGCATCAGCATCAAGTGGGATGAGACGCTCGGAAAGATCGAGGACAAGGCCCTCAATACCCGCACGCGCGAGTGGGATGTTGTGTACGAGGATAAGAAGGCCGAGTACACCACGGAAGAGGCGCAGAATGCGTCCTTTGATGACACCGTCGGTGAGTTCACCACGGGCGGGTTCAGCGGCCCGTCGGGTGTCAATATTCGCCGCACAGCGGAGATGGTCAACGGTGCCTACGTGCTGCCGGGCGAGACGTTCTCTCTGAACGGGTACACCGGGCCACGTGGCACCGCGCAGGGCTTTGTGGAGTCGGGCATCATCATTGACGGTCGCGCTTCGGAGGCCGTGGGCGGCGGCATTAGTCAGTTCGCCACGACCTTGTACAACGCGGCCTACTTTGCGGGTATGGAGGATGTGGCGCACACGCCGCACTCCTACTACATATCCCGATACCCGGCCGGCCGTGAGGCGACGGTGTACGAGGGCGCCATCGACCTGCAGTTCAAGAACACCTTCGACACTCCGGTGCGCATCGAGGCCTTCGTGAGTGGCGATTCCGTGACGGTACGCCTGAAGGGCGTGAAGACGGTGGAGGTCGAATCCATCACGGGTTCACGGACGAACCCAACTCAGCCTCAGAAGATGAAAGTGGATAAGGACGATCACTGCACTCCGTCTTCCGGTGCTCCGGGCTTCACTATTTCGGATACGCGCGTGATCAAGAACCTGAATGGCCGTGAGCTGTCGCGCGAGACGCAGACGACTGTGTACGATCCGCAACCTATCGTGAGCTGCGTGTAA
- the dcd gene encoding dCTP deaminase, which produces MLLSDRDLRAAIHSGDLVLDPLDESMIQPSSIDVRLDGLFRVFNNSKYTHIDPKLPQEELTTLVEVEGDEPFILHPGEFVLGSTLERFSIPNDLAGRLEGKSSLGRLGLVTHSTAGFIDPGFSGHITLELSNAANLPIALYPGMKVGQLALFKLTSVAESPYGSGTLGSKYQGQRGPTPSKAYLNFQ; this is translated from the coding sequence GTGCTTCTTTCAGATCGTGATCTCCGTGCGGCCATTCACTCCGGCGACCTGGTCTTGGATCCCCTCGATGAATCGATGATTCAGCCTTCCAGTATCGACGTCCGGCTGGATGGCCTATTCCGCGTGTTCAATAACTCCAAGTACACCCACATTGACCCGAAACTCCCACAAGAGGAGCTCACCACGCTCGTTGAGGTTGAAGGCGATGAGCCGTTCATTCTTCACCCTGGAGAATTCGTCCTCGGATCAACTTTGGAACGGTTCTCCATTCCCAATGATCTGGCCGGGCGCTTGGAGGGTAAGTCCTCTCTGGGGCGTCTTGGGCTGGTGACTCACTCCACCGCAGGCTTCATCGACCCAGGTTTCAGTGGCCACATCACCCTGGAGCTGTCCAACGCCGCTAACCTGCCGATCGCGCTCTACCCGGGTATGAAGGTTGGCCAGCTTGCACTGTTTAAGCTCACCAGCGTGGCGGAATCTCCTTATGGCTCGGGTACACTCGGCTCCAAGTACCAGGGTCAACGTGGCCCCACCCCGTCGAAGGCATACCTGAACTTCCAGTAG
- a CDS encoding UDP-glucose dehydrogenase family protein, which translates to MRMTVFGTGYLGATHAACMAELGHEVLGVDVDEAKIKSLTEGRVPFFEPGLPEILERNLANGRLRFTTDYGEAAQFATTHFVGVGTPQRKNSYAADTTYVEAVIRDLAPLVEGRHTVLGKSTVPVGTAQRLQAVADDLVASNSSDKVSGADDAHGDSAGEQGEGTSLEIAWNPEFLREGHAVKDTLQPDRIVLGVREKDSRAEEIAREIYADALQADTPFLVVDLPTAELVKVSANAFLATKISFINAVSEICETVGADVTALADAIGHDERIGRKFLGAGLGFGGGCLPKDIRAFMARAGELGADQAMSFLREVDAINMRRREKMVELARQHLGGSVLGHNITVLGAAFKPNSDDVRDSPALNVAGSLSLGGANVTVYDPEAMDNAQRVFPTLTYASSVQEALDGAELVLVATEWQEFRDLDPAAVYDLVAKDVMADSVTGEQRRPVIIDGRNCLNHEAWQAAGWTVRALGRG; encoded by the coding sequence ATGCGAATGACTGTGTTTGGCACGGGATACCTGGGTGCTACCCACGCAGCCTGCATGGCGGAACTTGGCCATGAAGTCCTGGGTGTGGACGTGGATGAAGCGAAAATCAAATCTCTTACCGAAGGTAGGGTTCCCTTCTTTGAACCTGGTCTTCCGGAGATTCTCGAACGTAACCTAGCGAACGGTCGCCTTCGTTTCACCACCGACTATGGGGAGGCGGCACAGTTTGCCACCACGCACTTTGTCGGTGTGGGGACACCTCAGCGCAAGAATTCTTATGCCGCCGATACCACCTATGTGGAGGCTGTGATCCGCGATCTAGCTCCACTGGTGGAAGGTCGCCATACGGTGCTGGGTAAATCCACTGTCCCGGTCGGTACAGCCCAGCGGCTGCAGGCTGTCGCCGATGACCTGGTGGCGTCGAATAGCAGCGATAAGGTCAGCGGTGCAGATGATGCTCACGGTGACAGCGCCGGTGAGCAGGGCGAGGGCACCAGCCTGGAGATCGCGTGGAATCCGGAGTTTCTCCGCGAAGGGCACGCGGTGAAGGACACATTGCAGCCGGATCGCATTGTGCTGGGCGTGCGGGAGAAGGACTCCCGCGCAGAGGAGATTGCTCGGGAGATTTACGCCGATGCTCTGCAGGCTGATACCCCGTTCCTCGTAGTTGATCTGCCGACCGCGGAGTTGGTGAAGGTTTCCGCCAACGCTTTCCTCGCAACCAAGATCAGCTTCATCAATGCTGTCAGTGAGATCTGTGAGACCGTCGGCGCCGATGTGACGGCACTGGCTGACGCGATCGGCCATGATGAGCGTATCGGTCGCAAATTCCTCGGTGCCGGGCTCGGCTTCGGCGGTGGCTGCCTGCCCAAGGACATTCGCGCTTTCATGGCGCGTGCCGGCGAATTGGGGGCGGACCAGGCAATGAGCTTCCTTCGCGAAGTGGATGCCATTAATATGCGCCGTCGCGAGAAGATGGTCGAACTCGCGCGCCAGCACTTGGGCGGATCCGTGCTGGGGCACAACATCACGGTGTTGGGTGCAGCATTTAAGCCGAATAGCGATGATGTGCGTGATTCTCCCGCCCTCAACGTGGCGGGTTCTCTATCCCTGGGTGGCGCGAACGTTACCGTGTACGACCCAGAGGCGATGGACAATGCTCAACGTGTGTTTCCCACGCTGACCTACGCGTCTTCAGTACAAGAGGCGCTCGACGGCGCTGAACTTGTCCTCGTTGCTACCGAATGGCAGGAATTCCGCGATCTCGACCCTGCCGCGGTGTACGACCTGGTTGCCAAGGATGTGATGGCCGATTCTGTGACGGGGGAGCAGCGCCGCCCGGTGATCATTGATGGCCGCAACTGCCTGAACCACGAGGCGTGGCAGGCGGCCGGTTGGACGGTGCGCGCGCTCGGCCGGGGTTAG